In a single window of the Flavivirga spongiicola genome:
- a CDS encoding PKD domain-containing protein: MNRFLLKITTLFLTLCPIIYQAQEYKKMMDDPQYNVYDVIKKGHAYFKDKDKGKGSGYKQFQRWIIANEDVYFPSGDRTQADPRLIYYLGKSKHDLEASLKSSKSKILIDPIQESEWVEIGPFVELKEPFSEKRNGNGRVDAIWVDPSNENRIYIGCRGGGLWVTTNGGQNWTPKTDDLGITGIWSMAVNPNDFNNIYISTNVGGSGNYSIGIFKTSDGGNTWLPTGYALDITSTYTRVHKLIINPNNTDVLFAGTSTGLLKSTDGFQTYTTVLTGNITDIEFKPGDPSIVYATNKSNNTLYRSTDGGETFSTTTAVGSDPQVAVSANAPNNVYFAGDNTTYKSTDNGVSFVQGGIPDEGKGQYGGFAVSDTNSNLIINGSLDTYRSTNGGTSFTKVTNWIYNQSTGVGGNFVHADNREIEVVNGNIYMGTDGWLVKSTDGGLNYEILTYGVGNHEIYQHGMGVSQSDDNTLVIGVQDNGTSIWYDGKWNHWKGGDGGTSMIDHSDKNIIYGSLFNGDFKRTDTGGLTSGRVDLGDTKPGTLPPLIQHPTESETIFLGEGSGQIWKSINKGGTWDVIGDLGVSDVIDEMAISPSDPNYIYTSVKNRIWRTTDGGTNWSEITGTLPSFVIKGIAIDYDDPNHVSVCFTGYGANTKSYETTDGGTTWSNNSTGLPNLTTSDIVYGNSSNNALYIATDIGVYYTDDSLSEWKAFGLGLPNVVVNDLEIQHSSQRLYAATWGRGVWSAELVGEEEPPTSRFGVDFQDVYEGDTLNFIDKSIGFPSSWSWTFEGGTPNTSTEQNPSIVYNTAGVYKVTLTVTNDYGTDTKEEVGYITVNEKLPPVADFTSDVQTVFDGNFINFSDTSQNIPTSWSWTFEGGTPSTSTEQNPIVNYSTIGTYKVSLTATNQFGSNTKEVVDYVTVTENQGSGPLQAHFNFQSDLKDASTYKRDLIVQGTNGITYVDDHFGNPESAYQILSGQYLENSYTGIGGTGARTITAWIKTTTAGSRKTVVSWGENQPGQMWNVMVENGNIRMEGGGCNVQNDDSTVERLDNNTWRHIAVTYDSSDGTIMNTIKLYIDGQFYANQPDSGDSFNSENTTINTSTATTIRIGSAAYNANYDWLGELDDVRIYSTALSQEQINTVMNEAPNTPPIADFTTNKTAVFIGEDVLFNDISSGSPTSWSWVFTGAIPAVSIEQSPTVTYDTEGTYEVSLSVTNAFGNDTKTITDYITVTIPPPPTANFTADVTEIWEGAQVNFTDQSTDNPTEWDWTFEGGTPSTSTEQNPVITYSTEGLYKVTLTAINAQGSNTKETVDYILVKKPIEVNVSQDNYTVAVTSETCRSSNNGKINITPIADYPYTANITGNSVNSSQEFSISLPLSIDNLAAGVYTICITIADAPNYEQCFTIQVSEPENLSVYSKVSDTKDSVSLDLSGAKSYNIYLNGKITSTKQSNISLDLEVGKFNVLKVFTDKTCQGIHEEIFDFRGETYFFPNPTKHKVNIILSEAFQKSKSLDISISTITGKIVYKEEIKEQSKLLEIPLDELSKGAYFINVSSKGLSKIHKMIKL; encoded by the coding sequence ATGAATAGATTCTTGTTAAAAATAACTACTCTTTTTTTAACTCTATGCCCAATAATATACCAAGCTCAAGAGTATAAAAAAATGATGGATGACCCGCAGTATAATGTTTACGATGTTATAAAAAAGGGTCATGCATACTTTAAAGATAAAGACAAAGGCAAAGGATCCGGGTATAAACAATTTCAAAGATGGATTATAGCCAATGAAGATGTTTACTTTCCATCAGGAGATAGAACACAAGCCGATCCCAGATTGATTTATTATTTAGGAAAATCTAAACATGATTTAGAAGCCAGTTTAAAATCATCTAAAAGCAAAATACTAATAGACCCTATTCAAGAAAGTGAATGGGTAGAAATAGGTCCCTTTGTTGAATTAAAAGAACCATTTAGTGAAAAACGAAATGGTAATGGTAGAGTTGATGCCATTTGGGTTGACCCTAGCAATGAAAATCGTATTTATATAGGTTGTCGCGGAGGTGGATTATGGGTGACTACCAACGGTGGTCAAAACTGGACGCCAAAAACAGATGATCTGGGAATTACAGGTATATGGAGTATGGCTGTGAATCCTAATGATTTTAATAATATATATATATCTACAAATGTTGGAGGAAGTGGTAATTATAGTATAGGTATTTTTAAAACTTCTGATGGAGGAAATACCTGGTTGCCAACGGGGTATGCTTTAGATATTACATCTACTTATACCCGAGTTCACAAATTAATTATCAATCCAAATAATACAGATGTGCTGTTTGCAGGAACATCAACAGGGCTTTTAAAATCTACTGATGGATTTCAAACTTATACAACCGTACTTACAGGGAATATAACAGACATTGAATTTAAACCGGGAGACCCTAGTATTGTTTATGCTACAAACAAATCAAATAATACACTGTATAGATCTACAGATGGCGGAGAAACATTTTCTACGACAACGGCTGTAGGGTCTGATCCGCAGGTAGCGGTATCTGCTAATGCACCTAATAATGTATACTTTGCTGGAGATAATACAACTTATAAATCTACAGATAATGGCGTTTCTTTTGTACAAGGCGGTATACCTGACGAAGGAAAAGGCCAATATGGTGGTTTTGCTGTGTCTGACACGAATTCTAACTTAATAATTAATGGAAGTTTAGATACCTATAGATCTACCAATGGAGGTACAAGTTTTACAAAAGTCACCAATTGGATATATAACCAATCAACTGGAGTGGGAGGTAATTTTGTACATGCAGATAACAGGGAAATAGAAGTTGTTAATGGTAACATTTATATGGGAACCGATGGCTGGTTGGTAAAAAGCACCGATGGCGGACTTAACTATGAAATTTTAACCTATGGAGTAGGCAACCATGAAATTTATCAACATGGTATGGGGGTTTCGCAATCTGATGATAACACCCTTGTAATTGGTGTTCAAGACAATGGAACTAGCATTTGGTATGATGGGAAATGGAACCATTGGAAAGGTGGAGATGGTGGTACCAGTATGATTGACCATTCAGATAAAAACATCATTTATGGTTCTTTATTTAATGGTGATTTTAAACGTACTGATACGGGAGGATTAACAAGCGGAAGAGTTGACTTGGGTGATACAAAGCCAGGGACATTACCACCTTTAATTCAGCATCCAACCGAATCTGAAACCATTTTTCTGGGAGAAGGTAGTGGTCAAATCTGGAAATCTATAAATAAAGGCGGAACATGGGACGTTATTGGAGATCTTGGAGTGTCTGATGTTATTGACGAAATGGCTATCTCGCCGTCAGACCCAAATTATATCTACACATCTGTAAAAAACAGAATTTGGAGAACGACCGATGGTGGCACTAATTGGTCTGAAATAACTGGTACATTGCCTAGTTTTGTCATTAAGGGTATTGCCATTGATTATGATGATCCAAACCATGTATCGGTTTGCTTTACAGGGTATGGTGCTAATACAAAATCTTATGAAACGACAGATGGAGGAACAACATGGTCTAACAATTCAACAGGACTTCCAAACCTAACAACATCTGATATTGTTTATGGGAATTCTTCAAACAATGCCCTTTATATTGCTACGGATATTGGGGTTTATTACACCGATGATTCTTTATCCGAATGGAAAGCATTTGGGTTAGGTTTACCAAACGTCGTTGTAAATGATCTTGAAATACAGCATAGTAGCCAGCGTCTATATGCCGCTACATGGGGACGTGGCGTATGGAGTGCAGAACTTGTAGGGGAAGAAGAACCGCCAACAAGTCGTTTTGGAGTTGATTTTCAAGACGTTTACGAGGGAGATACTTTAAATTTTATAGATAAATCCATTGGGTTTCCATCCTCTTGGAGCTGGACCTTCGAAGGTGGTACTCCAAATACGAGTACAGAACAAAATCCAAGTATTGTATACAATACTGCCGGAGTATATAAAGTAACATTAACGGTTACTAATGATTATGGTACAGATACCAAAGAAGAAGTGGGGTATATAACGGTTAATGAAAAACTTCCGCCTGTGGCCGATTTTACCTCTGATGTACAAACCGTTTTCGATGGCAATTTTATAAACTTTAGTGATACATCTCAAAATATCCCTACGTCTTGGAGTTGGACTTTTGAGGGCGGTACTCCCAGTACTAGTACAGAACAAAACCCGATAGTTAACTATAGTACTATTGGAACTTATAAAGTTAGTTTAACAGCCACCAATCAGTTTGGTTCTAATACCAAAGAAGTTGTTGACTATGTTACAGTAACAGAAAATCAAGGTTCCGGACCATTGCAAGCACATTTTAATTTCCAAAGTGATTTAAAAGATGCTTCAACCTATAAGAGAGATTTAATTGTTCAAGGGACCAATGGGATCACTTACGTTGATGATCATTTCGGAAACCCAGAAAGTGCTTATCAAATACTAAGTGGACAATATCTTGAAAATTCATATACAGGTATTGGAGGTACCGGAGCACGTACCATAACAGCATGGATTAAAACAACAACAGCAGGAAGTAGAAAAACAGTAGTGTCTTGGGGAGAAAATCAACCAGGGCAAATGTGGAATGTCATGGTTGAAAATGGAAATATTCGTATGGAAGGGGGAGGCTGTAATGTTCAAAATGATGATTCTACAGTAGAACGTCTTGATAATAATACTTGGAGACACATAGCAGTGACATACGATTCATCTGATGGCACGATAATGAACACCATAAAATTATATATTGATGGTCAATTTTATGCTAATCAACCAGATAGTGGAGATTCATTCAATTCAGAAAATACAACTATAAACACTAGTACAGCTACAACTATTAGAATTGGTAGTGCTGCATATAATGCAAATTATGATTGGTTAGGAGAATTAGACGATGTCAGGATTTATTCAACGGCACTCTCGCAAGAACAGATTAACACAGTTATGAATGAAGCTCCTAATACGCCTCCTATAGCTGACTTTACAACAAATAAAACGGCCGTTTTTATAGGTGAAGATGTTTTATTTAATGATATATCATCAGGATCACCAACAAGCTGGTCATGGGTATTTACAGGAGCCATTCCTGCTGTTTCTATTGAGCAATCTCCAACGGTTACATATGATACTGAAGGTACTTATGAGGTATCATTATCTGTAACTAATGCCTTTGGAAATGATACTAAAACGATAACAGATTATATCACCGTAACGATACCACCACCACCTACAGCTAATTTTACTGCAGATGTCACTGAGATCTGGGAAGGCGCTCAGGTCAATTTTACAGATCAGTCTACGGATAACCCTACAGAATGGGATTGGACTTTTGAAGGAGGAACACCATCTACAAGTACAGAACAAAACCCGGTTATAACGTACAGTACAGAAGGGCTTTATAAAGTGACTTTAACAGCTATAAATGCACAAGGCTCTAACACTAAGGAAACTGTAGATTATATCTTAGTTAAAAAACCAATAGAAGTTAATGTAAGCCAAGATAATTATACTGTAGCCGTAACAAGTGAGACCTGTAGAAGTAGTAATAATGGAAAAATTAATATAACACCAATAGCCGACTATCCATATACTGCAAACATAACTGGGAATAGTGTAAATAGCTCTCAAGAATTCAGCATAAGCTTGCCTTTATCAATAGACAATTTAGCTGCTGGAGTTTACACTATTTGTATAACTATTGCTGACGCTCCAAATTATGAACAATGTTTTACTATACAAGTGAGCGAACCAGAAAATTTGAGTGTCTACTCTAAAGTATCAGATACAAAAGATTCTGTATCATTAGATTTGTCTGGGGCCAAATCATATAATATTTATTTAAACGGTAAAATAACATCTACTAAACAAAGTAACATTAGCTTAGATTTAGAAGTGGGTAAATTCAATGTTTTAAAGGTATTCACAGACAAAACTTGCCAAGGGATTCATGAAGAAATATTTGATTTTAGAGGAGAAACTTACTTTTTTCCAAACCCTACGAAGCATAAAGTAAATATTATTTTAAGTGAAGCTTTTCAAAAAAGTAAATCATTAGATATTTCAATTTCTACCATTACAGGTAAAATAGTTTATAAAGAGGAAATTAAAGAACAATCTAAATTATTAGAAATTCCATTAGATGAACTGTCTAAGGGCGCTTATTTTATTAATGTTTCAAGTAAGGGTCTATCTAAAATTCATAAAATGATTAAGTTATGA
- a CDS encoding LamG-like jellyroll fold domain-containing protein has product MILKTTFFKQTLTLTIMFALISTGVFSQTLEAHYNFSNNLDDSSINGRNLTKTGSALKTFTTDNYANTISAFDAYDATGEYLVATGYKGISGNGERTVTAWIKLRAGGNRRTIVSWGQNSGGQMFNVMIHSGRIRVEGGSSSILSEGIVPNGSWHHVAVTFNPTTDGAKLSSCKMYIDGALQTINSSFNPGTVLNTDAATNDVRIGEAVYSTTHFFRGELNDVRVYSGELTIAQVATVMSGSTLNISDNRVTKTFKAYPNAVTDVLTIKSSLTNKLNVSVYNMLGALVKVTVSDNNNGQAKVDMNHLSSGLYHIIVEAEGNRSGLKIVKN; this is encoded by the coding sequence ATGATTTTAAAAACTACTTTTTTTAAACAGACACTTACATTGACCATAATGTTTGCTCTTATAAGTACTGGGGTATTTTCCCAAACTTTAGAAGCACATTACAACTTTTCGAATAATTTAGATGATTCCTCAATAAATGGTAGAAATTTAACAAAGACAGGTAGTGCTTTAAAAACATTTACTACCGATAACTACGCAAATACTATAAGTGCTTTTGATGCTTATGATGCCACCGGAGAATATTTAGTAGCAACGGGTTACAAAGGCATCTCTGGAAATGGAGAAAGAACAGTTACGGCTTGGATTAAATTAAGAGCAGGAGGAAATAGAAGAACCATTGTTTCTTGGGGGCAAAACTCAGGAGGACAAATGTTTAATGTCATGATACATAGCGGAAGAATTCGAGTTGAAGGAGGAAGTTCAAGTATTTTAAGTGAAGGAATTGTTCCTAATGGAAGTTGGCATCATGTAGCCGTAACTTTTAACCCAACTACAGATGGGGCTAAATTATCGTCTTGTAAAATGTATATTGATGGTGCGTTACAAACAATTAACTCATCTTTTAACCCTGGAACTGTTTTAAATACAGATGCTGCTACGAATGATGTTCGAATAGGAGAAGCGGTTTATAGTACGACACATTTTTTTAGAGGAGAACTAAACGATGTTCGTGTTTATTCTGGTGAACTCACGATTGCTCAAGTAGCTACAGTGATGTCTGGAAGTACACTGAATATATCAGATAATAGAGTAACAAAAACATTTAAAGCATACCCTAATGCTGTCACTGATGTGTTAACTATTAAATCATCTTTAACAAATAAATTGAATGTTTCTGTTTATAATATGTTAGGAGCTTTAGTTAAGGTAACGGTTTCAGATAATAATAATGGTCAAGCGAAGGTAGACATGAATCATTTATCGTCTGGATTATATCATATTATTGTTGAAGCTGAAGGGAATCGTTCAGGTTTAAAAATTGTAAAAAATTAG
- a CDS encoding discoidin domain-containing protein encodes MNLKHSIIVGIKKMTWLLVVSTLLTVSCSKDNDVTDPVVEEPDPTPEVDVWTVNKTNQYALNVVFFKPADFNADATLINQVSDVMLFIQKWYEKQMELQGFGKKTFGLITNQHDKVRVHLVEGKQPSSFYDGHSEIVNEIDQYFVSNPGYKSGKHIFVLGQRDSGVPFYGIGKTAFATSENFSLTTTGKSVGDLELKNCHLLGGIMHELGHGLNLPHCAHKASDLPKVSLMSFGNHTYQEGKEDLVFLTKSDCAILNVSEVFNTKDKQYYNTEPTVTMEEYSVKKDATKQATIVQGLFTSDVKANHIYVGHNGYPLEGGYDNITFTTTVAETSNTNEYSFYLEMPYSDIFNGYQAKDLLELSMVVVTENGNKNIPVKYDYTIDVLSPEPNDDILKDYTPFVFSNRSSWTISANSTGPNRAAIDMIDGQYSTYWHSSWQYVIGTNGNHQVNIDINTPKDINGIYLHSDRPGTQYRPKHIIVETSSDKINWVVTKEMDIATIGSAREVFINFDNQVNARYIKLIVSEVHAGNAEENLIFSEVDIF; translated from the coding sequence ATGAATTTAAAACATAGTATTATAGTTGGGATAAAGAAAATGACATGGTTACTAGTGGTTAGTACGCTTTTAACGGTTTCATGCTCAAAGGATAATGATGTGACAGATCCGGTTGTTGAAGAACCTGACCCTACACCAGAAGTCGATGTATGGACAGTAAATAAAACAAATCAGTACGCTTTAAATGTCGTGTTTTTTAAACCAGCAGATTTTAATGCCGATGCAACGCTAATAAACCAAGTAAGTGATGTGATGCTCTTTATTCAAAAATGGTATGAAAAGCAGATGGAACTACAAGGTTTTGGTAAAAAAACATTTGGATTAATAACAAACCAACATGATAAAGTAAGAGTTCACTTAGTAGAAGGAAAACAACCAAGTAGTTTTTATGATGGACATTCTGAAATTGTAAATGAAATAGACCAATATTTTGTCAGTAATCCAGGCTATAAGTCAGGTAAACATATCTTTGTTTTAGGACAAAGAGATAGTGGTGTTCCTTTTTATGGTATAGGGAAAACAGCTTTTGCAACATCAGAAAATTTTAGTCTTACTACTACTGGAAAATCTGTAGGCGATCTTGAATTAAAAAATTGCCACCTCCTTGGAGGCATCATGCATGAGTTGGGGCATGGTCTTAATTTACCACATTGTGCACATAAAGCATCAGATTTGCCAAAAGTGTCATTAATGTCATTTGGAAACCACACTTATCAAGAAGGTAAGGAAGACTTGGTTTTTTTAACAAAATCAGATTGTGCCATTTTAAATGTTAGCGAAGTTTTTAACACAAAAGACAAGCAATATTATAATACAGAACCCACCGTAACCATGGAAGAATATTCAGTTAAAAAAGATGCTACAAAACAAGCCACTATTGTACAGGGATTGTTTACTTCTGATGTAAAAGCAAATCACATATATGTAGGTCACAATGGATACCCTCTTGAAGGAGGTTATGATAATATTACTTTTACAACAACAGTAGCAGAAACAAGTAACACAAATGAATACTCTTTTTATTTAGAAATGCCTTATTCCGATATTTTTAATGGATATCAAGCTAAAGACCTTTTAGAATTATCTATGGTTGTCGTTACAGAAAATGGTAATAAAAATATTCCTGTAAAATATGATTACACTATAGATGTTTTATCTCCAGAGCCTAATGATGATATTCTTAAGGATTACACACCATTTGTTTTTTCAAATAGATCTAGTTGGACAATATCGGCGAATTCAACAGGACCAAATAGAGCAGCTATAGATATGATTGATGGACAATATTCAACATATTGGCACTCATCATGGCAGTACGTCATAGGTACCAATGGCAATCATCAAGTAAATATAGACATAAATACACCAAAAGATATTAATGGAATTTATCTTCATTCAGATAGACCCGGAACCCAATATAGGCCAAAGCATATAATTGTAGAAACGAGTAGCGATAAAATTAACTGGGTTGTTACAAAGGAAATGGATATAGCAACAATCGGTTCTGCAAGAGAAGTCTTTATAAATTTTGACAATCAAGTTAATGCACGGTATATTAAACTAATTGTAAGCGAAGTTCATGCTGGTAATGCAGAAGAAAATTTAATATTTAGTGAGGTTGATATATTTTAA
- a CDS encoding sulfatase, translating to MIYKNLRIKYIFIISIGISLVSCNLFHNRQSKIENKPNIIFVLVDDLGWSDLSFMGNPVYETPNLDKLSNEGVMFTNAYAPAANCAPSRACIMSGKNTPRHGIYTVGSSKRGKSKDRKIVPTPNIKTLRDNFITLAEVLKNSGYTNASMGKWHLSEDPKTQGFDINIGGSHAGHPKSYFSPYRNKNLEDGIKGEYLTDRLTNEAIGFIKKNKKKPFFLYLPYFTVHTPLQGKQNLVEKYKTKINGDKRFSARYGAMVESMDENVGRLMHALKEFKIEENTMVIFMSDNGGLASVSSQFPLRGGKGSYYEGGIRVPCIIKWPNKIKEAKKTDTPITGLDIFPTLRDIVGDSTDNSLDGMSLLPLLAENKSIEERSLFWHFPIYLESVNPKEEEARDSLFRTRPGSVIRKGKWKLHEYFEDGDMELYNLETDIGERTNLFEENPDKAKALYDELEAWRIKTNAPIPTELNPAYQPK from the coding sequence ATGATTTACAAAAATTTAAGGATAAAATATATATTTATTATAAGCATTGGCATTAGTTTGGTTTCTTGTAACCTTTTTCATAACCGTCAATCAAAAATAGAGAATAAGCCAAACATCATATTTGTTTTGGTTGATGATTTAGGTTGGAGCGATTTAAGCTTTATGGGTAACCCGGTTTATGAAACGCCTAATTTAGATAAATTATCGAATGAAGGTGTCATGTTTACAAATGCGTATGCTCCTGCGGCAAATTGTGCGCCTAGCAGAGCTTGTATTATGTCTGGAAAAAACACACCAAGGCACGGTATTTATACGGTCGGTTCTTCCAAAAGAGGTAAGTCAAAAGATAGAAAGATAGTTCCGACACCAAATATAAAAACGTTAAGAGATAATTTTATAACACTTGCGGAAGTCTTAAAAAACAGTGGATATACAAATGCGTCCATGGGAAAATGGCATTTAAGTGAAGACCCAAAAACTCAAGGATTCGATATTAATATTGGCGGATCGCATGCAGGGCATCCAAAGTCCTATTTTAGTCCATATAGAAATAAGAATTTAGAGGACGGCATAAAAGGGGAGTATTTAACAGATAGATTGACTAATGAAGCTATTGGTTTTATAAAAAAGAACAAGAAAAAACCATTTTTCCTTTACTTACCATATTTTACGGTACATACGCCTTTACAAGGAAAGCAAAATTTAGTTGAGAAATATAAAACTAAAATTAATGGAGACAAAAGGTTTAGCGCTAGGTATGGTGCTATGGTCGAGAGTATGGATGAAAACGTTGGCAGATTAATGCATGCGTTAAAAGAATTTAAAATAGAAGAAAACACCATGGTTATTTTTATGTCTGATAATGGGGGACTGGCTTCGGTTTCTTCCCAATTTCCTTTAAGAGGTGGTAAAGGTTCTTATTATGAAGGCGGGATACGGGTGCCTTGTATTATTAAATGGCCAAATAAAATTAAAGAAGCAAAAAAAACAGACACCCCAATAACGGGTTTAGATATTTTTCCAACATTAAGAGATATTGTTGGTGATTCAACAGATAATAGTTTGGACGGGATGTCATTATTACCACTTTTGGCTGAAAATAAAAGTATAGAAGAACGCTCTTTGTTTTGGCATTTTCCAATCTATTTAGAAAGTGTTAACCCAAAGGAAGAAGAAGCCAGAGATTCATTGTTTAGAACACGTCCTGGTAGTGTTATTAGAAAAGGAAAATGGAAACTTCATGAATACTTTGAAGATGGTGATATGGAACTTTATAATTTGGAAACAGATATAGGAGAAAGAACAAACCTGTTTGAAGAAAATCCAGATAAGGCAAAAGCACTATATGATGAATTAGAAGCATGGCGAATAAAAACTAATGCACCTATACCAACTGAATTAAATCCAGCTTATCAACCTAAATAA